The following are encoded in a window of Roseimaritima ulvae genomic DNA:
- a CDS encoding GYF domain-containing protein → MGVRFACHACGQRLNIKSELAGRRGKCPGCGVRFRIPTEDAEFSTPLPEKNSSPAAQPENASSPPQPTSVTLENHHQPAAETTPPQPAPTEQPIAAEQPAPEQPAAEQPAAEHPVAEQPAAEQPAAEQPPAEQPAVSPPDPAPPADAASQRFALLDEDPGALWYVRPKSGGQYGPASSDLLYEWIEQGRVSTSALLWRDGWAQWRGALDVLPELDTSAPQPAAPTIAINTDPAARTTANPVVVAPMDNTGSDAKLTGDNQPSVVRSQRKGRRMLMISLLLAACLALVVALIVAVAQSS, encoded by the coding sequence ATGGGAGTTCGCTTCGCCTGCCATGCCTGTGGTCAACGTCTCAACATCAAGTCCGAGCTAGCGGGACGCCGTGGCAAATGCCCCGGTTGTGGCGTGCGATTTCGCATCCCCACCGAAGACGCGGAATTCTCGACTCCGCTGCCCGAAAAAAACTCCTCGCCGGCCGCCCAGCCCGAAAACGCTTCCAGCCCGCCCCAGCCCACCAGCGTTACGCTCGAGAACCACCACCAACCCGCGGCCGAAACCACTCCGCCTCAACCCGCCCCCACCGAACAACCAATTGCTGCTGAGCAACCCGCCCCGGAACAACCTGCTGCCGAGCAACCCGCTGCCGAACACCCAGTTGCCGAACAACCCGCTGCTGAACAACCTGCTGCTGAACAACCACCTGCCGAGCAACCCGCCGTCTCGCCTCCCGATCCAGCGCCGCCTGCGGACGCTGCCTCGCAACGTTTTGCACTTTTGGACGAAGACCCTGGTGCGTTGTGGTACGTGCGTCCCAAGAGCGGGGGACAGTACGGGCCGGCGTCCAGCGATCTGCTGTACGAGTGGATTGAACAGGGGCGAGTGAGCACGTCGGCGTTGCTGTGGCGCGATGGCTGGGCCCAGTGGCGCGGCGCCCTCGACGTGCTTCCCGAACTGGACACCTCCGCCCCCCAACCCGCCGCGCCCACCATCGCCATCAACACCGACCCGGCCGCCCGCACCACCGCCAATCCTGTCGTCGTGGCCCCGATGGACAATACCGGCAGTGATGCAAAACTGACCGGTGACAATCAACCGAGCGTCGTTCGCAGCCAACGTAAAGGCCGCCGAATGCTAATGATTAGCCTGCTATTGGCGGCTTGTCTGGCGCTTGTCGTCGCTTTGATTGTCGCCGTTGCCCAGTCGTCTTAA